A single window of Flavobacteriales bacterium DNA harbors:
- a CDS encoding transglycosylase domain-containing protein — translation MILRFSDRIKRFISGLGKQIKPTLQMVAKELAFVRTAWLFVRNRIPRPRLPKGKKKWLWMIAITLLTPVLAFGVFLLALLKGYFGPLPDEEELSHIRNQTASEIYTADSVLIGTYFVENRTNIAREEIPQHFIDALVATEDARFYQHEGIDNRSLLRVIFKSVLGRDRSSGGGSTLSQQLAKNLYPRRPHGHLTMLVNKAREAVLATRLENIYSKDEILVLYLNTVPFGEDVYGVEMAARRFFNKRPSALTIPESATLVGMLKAPSAYNPRLHPEASAERKNVVLGQMAKYGYLEAQVLDSIQNTPIELHYGFASHNEGLATYFREYLRKEMMEWCGQHTKPDGTAYDLYTDGLKIYTTIDSRMQRYAEAAVQKHMTVLQQQFDRHWARSKPWRYHTDILTRAMRRSDRFKQLRKSGLNEKQIRTHFNDTVKASFFSWTGDTVLTMTAWDSLAYYQMILQAGFLVQRPSDGSILAWVGGIDHHFFQYDHVTSTRQAGSTFKPFVYSAAVENGATPCDFYSNKQRTYKEFEDWTPENAEEEYGGKYSLQGALAHSVNTVSVEVMMNTGIQQVITMARKFGISGKLPEVPSLALGIADVSLMEMVHAYGSFVNHGRRSQTQYITGITDENGLMLDDFGGRNKGSVRVMTAQTAAVMTRMMTKVVDEGTAYPLRSVYGLNGNMAGKTGTTQSHADGWYIGFVPGLVMGAWVGADDPSIHFRSLHYGSGAHMALPIWAEFYRQLIRDPAFAHYRSDRFTYPEDVNNMDWDCPEHKETFFESLFGKHRKDDESETDTPSEEPRKKAWWKRRR, via the coding sequence TCTCCGGCCTTGGTAAGCAAATAAAACCAACCTTACAGATGGTGGCCAAAGAACTTGCGTTCGTGCGCACGGCATGGCTCTTTGTGCGCAACCGCATCCCCAGGCCAAGGCTGCCAAAAGGCAAGAAGAAATGGTTGTGGATGATCGCTATCACACTGCTCACACCCGTGCTTGCATTCGGTGTATTTCTGCTCGCCTTGCTAAAAGGATATTTCGGCCCCCTGCCCGATGAGGAGGAATTGTCACATATCCGAAATCAGACCGCCTCGGAGATCTATACCGCCGACAGTGTGTTGATCGGTACATATTTCGTTGAGAACAGGACAAACATTGCCCGGGAAGAAATCCCCCAGCATTTCATAGATGCCCTGGTAGCAACCGAAGATGCGAGGTTCTATCAACATGAAGGCATTGACAACCGGAGTTTGTTGCGGGTGATCTTCAAATCTGTATTGGGAAGAGACCGGAGTTCCGGGGGAGGCAGTACCCTCAGTCAACAGTTGGCCAAGAACCTCTACCCAAGAAGACCTCACGGTCACCTGACCATGCTTGTAAACAAAGCACGTGAAGCTGTGCTGGCCACCCGGCTTGAAAACATCTATTCCAAAGATGAAATCCTCGTATTATATCTGAACACGGTTCCGTTCGGAGAGGATGTATACGGCGTGGAAATGGCCGCCAGGAGGTTTTTCAATAAACGTCCTTCGGCATTAACCATCCCGGAGAGCGCCACCCTGGTTGGGATGTTGAAGGCACCGTCGGCATACAATCCCCGGCTGCACCCGGAGGCATCAGCGGAACGAAAAAATGTGGTTCTCGGGCAAATGGCCAAGTACGGGTACCTGGAAGCGCAGGTACTGGATAGCATCCAAAACACCCCCATTGAACTGCATTATGGTTTTGCCAGCCACAATGAAGGCCTGGCCACTTACTTCCGGGAATACCTGCGCAAGGAAATGATGGAATGGTGCGGTCAGCACACCAAGCCCGACGGCACAGCCTACGACCTCTATACCGATGGGCTCAAAATTTACACCACCATTGACTCGCGGATGCAGCGCTATGCTGAAGCAGCCGTGCAAAAGCACATGACCGTGCTTCAACAACAATTCGACAGGCATTGGGCAAGAAGCAAGCCATGGCGATACCATACAGACATCCTTACACGCGCCATGCGACGAAGCGATCGTTTCAAGCAGCTGCGCAAGTCAGGCCTGAACGAGAAACAAATCCGTACCCATTTCAACGACACCGTGAAGGCTTCCTTTTTTTCCTGGACAGGCGATACCGTGCTCACCATGACGGCATGGGACTCCCTCGCGTACTATCAAATGATTCTGCAAGCAGGCTTCCTGGTACAACGTCCCTCCGATGGAAGCATCCTGGCATGGGTAGGTGGCATTGATCATCACTTTTTTCAATATGACCACGTTACCTCAACACGTCAAGCCGGCTCTACCTTTAAGCCGTTCGTGTATTCCGCTGCCGTTGAAAACGGCGCTACTCCCTGCGACTTCTATTCAAACAAACAACGCACCTACAAGGAATTCGAGGACTGGACGCCTGAAAATGCCGAAGAAGAATACGGCGGAAAATACTCGCTGCAAGGAGCACTGGCTCACTCTGTGAATACCGTATCGGTGGAAGTGATGATGAATACAGGCATTCAACAGGTGATTACCATGGCCAGGAAATTCGGCATCAGCGGTAAACTTCCCGAAGTTCCATCACTGGCCCTTGGCATTGCTGACGTTTCACTCATGGAAATGGTACACGCTTACGGAAGTTTTGTAAACCATGGAAGACGCAGCCAAACACAGTACATCACCGGCATTACAGATGAAAACGGCCTGATGCTGGACGATTTCGGCGGACGAAACAAAGGTTCCGTCCGTGTCATGACCGCTCAGACCGCGGCAGTCATGACACGCATGATGACCAAGGTGGTGGATGAAGGCACGGCATACCCGCTCAGGTCTGTCTACGGACTGAACGGCAACATGGCAGGCAAAACCGGCACCACCCAATCACACGCAGATGGCTGGTACATAGGCTTTGTACCCGGGCTTGTCATGGGCGCATGGGTCGGAGCCGATGACCCGTCCATCCACTTCCGTAGCCTCCATTACGGTTCCGGTGCACATATGGCTCTGCCGATCTGGGCCGAGTTCTACAGGCAACTGATCCGGGATCCGGCTTTCGCACATTACCGGTCAGATCGGTTCACTTACCCGGAAGATGTGAACAACATGGACTGGGATTGCCCGGAACACAAGGAGACATTTTTTGAAAGTCTTTTCGGCAAGCACAGAAAAGATGATGAATCCGAAACGGATACACCTTCCGAAGAACCGCGCAAAAAGGCCTGGTGGAAGCGTCGCAGATAA